From Streptomyces cyaneogriseus subsp. noncyanogenus, the proteins below share one genomic window:
- a CDS encoding DUF4287 domain-containing protein yields MTDTAQPATPAAKSGVKGPAAYFPSIEKKYGRPVTEWKELVRASPLTRHMELVTWLKTEHGLGHGHANALVAHTLAEDSGK; encoded by the coding sequence ATGACCGACACCGCGCAGCCCGCGACCCCCGCCGCCAAGAGCGGCGTGAAGGGCCCCGCCGCCTACTTCCCGTCCATCGAGAAGAAGTACGGCCGCCCCGTCACCGAGTGGAAGGAGCTCGTCCGCGCCTCCCCGCTCACCCGGCACATGGAGCTGGTGACCTGGCTGAAGACCGAACACGGCCTGGGCCACGGACACGCCAACGCGCTCGTCGCCCACACCCTCGCCGAGGACAGCGGGAAGTAG
- a CDS encoding exodeoxyribonuclease VII small subunit — translation MTSEVDETAARTEALGYEQARDELIEVVRRLEAGGTTLEESLALWERGEELAKICRRRLDGARARLDAALAEEDAERAGERDAPEAS, via the coding sequence ATGACCAGCGAGGTGGATGAGACGGCGGCCCGGACCGAGGCGCTCGGGTACGAGCAGGCCCGGGACGAGCTGATCGAGGTCGTACGGCGGCTGGAGGCGGGCGGTACGACGCTGGAGGAGTCCCTCGCCCTGTGGGAGCGGGGCGAGGAGCTGGCGAAGATCTGCCGGCGCCGGCTGGACGGCGCCCGGGCGCGGCTGGACGCGGCGCTGGCCGAGGAGGACGCGGAGCGGGCCGGGGAGCGGGACGCGCCCGAGGCCTCCTGA